The Humulus lupulus chromosome 7, drHumLupu1.1, whole genome shotgun sequence region AACCAGTCCAATTTTTTGTATGAAGGAAAGAACTATTATAGCTCATCTTTTGTTGGTCCTAAATGACATTTTAAAAACAACTTAGCTAATTTAGCACATTTCTTTTAGAGAATAAATGTAGTAAAATGGCCAGAAAAACTAATGAGATGGTAGAAAAGCACTGTTTGTGTGTTGACAAAAAAAGGGTTGTTTTGAATTTTATGTGTTAGTTAGGATATGTGCAAATTCTATAGAGTGCTCCCCAAGCAAGACATGGAATTGTTTCTACTTAACAGAAGTCTTGTTTTCACATCTAAATTCTAAAGGCAGGTAATATCTTATCTATTACAAATAAAATCAAATAGATTCTCAGCTCTAATTAAAATCAAATAAGTGGCTAAAAATGCACTTAAAGCTAAGTAATACTACTAGAGAGAAAGATGACCTTCCTTGCAATTGGTCATTGAATGAAGCAAAAAAGATTGATGATCAAATTAAATGAAATAAACTTCTTCGCAGTGGTTGAAGAATGATTCTTTGTTTCATTATTAAATAGATAACAACCAAAGACTACATTTTTCCAAGTCTTACTCGCTGCTTCGATTAGAAAACATGGACTAGCTAGGTTCAGGTCAGAGAGAATCACACTATAAATAGACTTGGTTTCATGCCAGTTTAAATTACAATAGCTCTCACTTGTGACTACAGAAACTGTTAGATTAAAGAGAGCTTAACCAGTTTAccaaaaaaaaatgaagagtGCTCATTTCCTTCTCACACTTGCCATATTTACTTTGGCATCTTCCATTGCCTCTGCCTATGATCCTAGTCCTCTTCAGGACTTCTGTGTGGCAGTAGATGAACCCCACAAAGCTTGTATGTATACATTTCTTTTCTTTACATTACCTGCTAGCACAGCACTTTTATATAATTTTCATTTGTAACTATTTTTAATTACTAGCCTCTATCTGTTACTAATGAACATTACTTATTTTGAGCAGTGTTTGTGAATGGGAAGTTTTGCAAGGATCCAAAGGAAGTCAATGCGGATGATTTCTTTACTTCAGGGCTCAACATTGCAGGAAACACTAGTAATCCAGTTGGTTCCAAAGTAACAGCCGTCGATGTTAACAAAATTCCTGGACTCAACACTCTTGGAATATCGTTGGTTCGCATTGACTATGCACCATATGGTCAGAACCCACCTCACACTCACCCCCGCGGCACTGAAATATTGGTCGTCGTTGAGGGAACGCTCTACGTTGGGTTTGTGACATCCAACCAACAAGATGGCCAAAACCGCCTTTTCACAAAGGTTTTGAACAAGGGAGATGTGTTCGTGTTCCCAATCGGTTTGATTCATTTCCAGTTCAACAAAGGGCACACCCCAGCAGTTGCCTTTGCTGGTCTCAGCAGCCAAAATGCAGGAGTGATCACCATTGCAAATGCTGTGTTTGGTTCAGACCCTCCCATCAACCCTGATGTCCTAGCCAAGGCCTTCCAAGTTGACAACAACATTATCAACCTTCTTCAAAAGCAGTTCTGGTATGACAACAACTAGAGAAGCCATCATGCTCTGCCACATGATCTTGTAATAGCCTATGTACTAGTACTTCAATAATTATTATTGCTGTGTTTCCAGTCATAGTGAGAAATAATATTCATAACTAAATAAGAAGGTTACATATGTTCCTTTCATTGGTTGGATTTTATCAATACGAAAATTTTCAGTTTCTAGCAATACATTAATAGTTTGATTCTAAACTAATATAACTATAGAAGCCAATCTTGTGTGTATGAGTATGACTctacaattttattttcttttctctatttatattattattatgattctTTCTCTACAGTTAACTAGAAGCCTCAATTGCTAATAAAATTTAATGGAATCTGAAAACTACACATTAATGTTAACATGTAAAAGAGAATGAGAAAAATTGTCAAAGATGTAATTTTTTATAATCAGGAAAGTTATGTTTTTGATAAAATAGAATTATTTGAGTTTTCATCTACAATATGTTGGCA contains the following coding sequences:
- the LOC133790634 gene encoding germin-like protein subfamily 1 member 17, with protein sequence MKSAHFLLTLAIFTLASSIASAYDPSPLQDFCVAVDEPHKALFVNGKFCKDPKEVNADDFFTSGLNIAGNTSNPVGSKVTAVDVNKIPGLNTLGISLVRIDYAPYGQNPPHTHPRGTEILVVVEGTLYVGFVTSNQQDGQNRLFTKVLNKGDVFVFPIGLIHFQFNKGHTPAVAFAGLSSQNAGVITIANAVFGSDPPINPDVLAKAFQVDNNIINLLQKQFWYDNN